A genome region from Labilibaculum antarcticum includes the following:
- a CDS encoding Nif3-like dinuclear metal center hexameric protein — translation MKLKVRDIVSSIEEMAPLTYQESYDNAGLLIGSYDSDVAGVLICLDVVESVVEEAVKKGANLIIAHHPIVFKGLKRFNGNNYVERTVILAIQNNIAIYAAHTNLDSVKGGVSDRICDLIGLQNRRILSPVSEDLYKLVTFVPNNYAQKVRDALFVAGAGSIGNYDSCSYTSEGIGSFRAGEGTDPFLGEKGKLHLEPEVRVETVFPKHLKNKITSALLKSHPYEEVAYDLYQLENDNNQVGLGMIGELSVSEEPLLFLKRIKEIFGCACIRHTEICKKEIKTVAVCGGSGSSLLSKAISQKADVYVSGDFKYHEFFDAEGRIIIADIGHYESEQFTRDIFYEIVKKKFPNFAVYISEINSNPINYL, via the coding sequence TTGAAATTGAAAGTAAGAGATATTGTTTCATCTATTGAGGAAATGGCTCCTTTGACTTATCAGGAATCGTACGATAATGCAGGTTTGCTTATTGGAAGTTATGATTCGGATGTTGCAGGTGTCCTTATTTGTTTGGATGTAGTGGAAAGTGTTGTTGAGGAGGCTGTAAAAAAAGGAGCGAATTTAATTATTGCTCACCATCCAATTGTTTTTAAAGGATTAAAACGTTTTAACGGGAATAACTATGTGGAAAGAACAGTAATTCTTGCCATTCAAAATAATATTGCCATTTATGCCGCACACACTAATTTAGATTCTGTAAAAGGCGGTGTTAGTGATCGTATTTGTGATTTAATAGGACTTCAAAACAGAAGAATCCTATCGCCTGTTAGCGAAGATCTTTATAAGTTGGTTACCTTTGTTCCAAATAATTATGCTCAGAAAGTTAGAGATGCTTTATTTGTAGCAGGAGCTGGAAGCATTGGGAATTACGATTCGTGCAGTTATACTAGCGAAGGGATAGGAAGCTTTCGAGCTGGAGAAGGGACAGACCCGTTTTTAGGCGAAAAAGGAAAACTGCATCTTGAACCGGAAGTTCGTGTAGAAACTGTTTTTCCTAAACATCTAAAGAATAAAATAACTTCTGCATTGCTCAAAAGTCATCCATACGAAGAGGTCGCTTATGATCTTTATCAACTTGAAAATGACAACAATCAAGTCGGATTAGGCATGATTGGGGAACTTTCAGTGTCAGAAGAGCCTCTGTTATTCTTAAAAAGAATAAAGGAGATTTTCGGGTGCGCTTGCATAAGGCATACCGAAATATGTAAAAAGGAAATAAAAACTGTTGCCGTATGTGGAGGGAGTGGAAGCTCCTTATTAAGCAAGGCTATCAGCCAAAAGGCTGATGTTTATGTGTCGGGAGATTTTAAATATCATGAGTTTTTTGATGCCGAAGGAAGGATAATAATTGCCGATATCGGACATTACGAAAGTGAACAATTTACGAGAGATATTTTTTATGAGATAGTTAAGAAAAAATTCCCTAACTTTGCGGTCTATATTTCAGAAATAAATTCGAATCCAATAAATTATTTGTAA
- a CDS encoding CoA-binding protein: MRKTVVIGASLNEERYSNQCVRLLRENDIETIAVGNQEGEIADVKIIVGQPFADKVETVAVYLSPKNQESYIDYIIGLKPERILFPPGTENPVFYRKANALGIETEEACPLVMLRTGVY, encoded by the coding sequence ATGAGAAAGACAGTTGTTATTGGTGCCAGCTTAAACGAGGAAAGATATTCAAATCAATGTGTGCGTTTGCTGCGGGAAAATGATATCGAAACCATTGCTGTTGGAAACCAAGAAGGTGAAATTGCAGATGTTAAAATAATTGTAGGCCAGCCTTTTGCAGACAAAGTTGAAACTGTTGCTGTTTACCTATCTCCAAAAAATCAAGAATCGTATATCGATTACATAATAGGTTTGAAACCGGAAAGAATCTTATTTCCTCCGGGAACAGAAAATCCAGTTTTCTATCGAAAAGCAAATGCTTTAGGCATAGAAACAGAAGAAGCATGTCCTTTGGTAATGCTTCGTACCGGAGTTTATTAG
- the gldJ gene encoding gliding motility lipoprotein GldJ yields MKLKSSIILFVFAISLMILPSCSKVKSLVGKGEKSKTTGWAYNEPENGGFEYHSGFQQETGPGLKFIQGGTFTMGRTQQDVMYDWNNVPRRVTVPSFYIDESEVRNVDYLEYLHWIKRVFVSYPEVYRKALPDTLVWRDELAYNEPYVNNYLRHPAYGEYPVVGVSWEQAVDFCEWRTDRVNERILIDRGILNEDPTQRDENNFNTESYLAGQYEGAVNKNLTDLNPDNEERSVRWSDGMLLPKYRLPSEAEWEYAATALIGNSQDERITDRKIFPWNGHWVRNDDKKSRGKMMANFVRGRGDYMGTAGALNDAGDITVPVNSFWPNDFGLYCMAGNVSEWVADVYRPMSSEDISDFNPYRGNVFKTAVRDEEGNIAEKDSLGRLRYRNQKDEELVGRENYKTADNRNYRDGDVESSIVSDYTWNNPEHQAAGSSRMYVQGRGQGGSDFSSMVTDDSRVYKGGSWKDRAFWMSPSARRFLNQKEARDDIGFRCAMTHVGHPANQK; encoded by the coding sequence ATGAAATTAAAATCGAGCATTATTCTCTTTGTTTTTGCAATTTCACTGATGATTTTACCATCTTGTTCGAAAGTGAAAAGTCTTGTAGGAAAGGGAGAAAAATCGAAAACCACAGGTTGGGCTTATAACGAGCCTGAGAATGGAGGTTTTGAATATCATAGCGGTTTTCAGCAAGAAACTGGTCCTGGTCTGAAATTTATTCAGGGAGGTACATTTACTATGGGAAGAACACAACAGGATGTGATGTATGATTGGAATAATGTTCCAAGAAGAGTTACGGTTCCTTCTTTTTATATTGATGAGTCAGAGGTTCGTAATGTTGATTATTTAGAATACTTACATTGGATTAAGAGGGTATTTGTTTCTTACCCTGAGGTTTATAGAAAAGCACTGCCTGATACTTTAGTTTGGCGCGATGAACTGGCTTACAACGAGCCTTACGTAAACAATTACCTTCGTCATCCTGCTTATGGAGAATATCCTGTAGTTGGTGTAAGTTGGGAACAAGCAGTAGACTTTTGCGAATGGCGTACCGATCGTGTAAACGAAAGAATCCTTATCGATAGAGGAATCTTGAATGAAGATCCTACTCAGCGTGATGAAAATAATTTCAATACAGAATCATATTTAGCGGGACAGTATGAAGGTGCTGTTAATAAAAATCTTACAGATTTAAATCCTGATAATGAGGAAAGATCGGTTCGTTGGAGTGATGGTATGTTGCTTCCTAAATATCGTCTTCCTTCTGAAGCAGAGTGGGAATATGCCGCAACTGCTTTAATTGGAAATTCACAAGATGAAAGAATTACAGATCGTAAGATTTTTCCTTGGAATGGACATTGGGTTAGAAATGATGACAAAAAATCTCGTGGTAAGATGATGGCTAACTTTGTTCGGGGACGTGGTGATTATATGGGAACTGCTGGTGCTTTAAATGATGCTGGAGATATTACGGTTCCGGTAAATTCATTCTGGCCTAACGATTTTGGTTTGTATTGTATGGCAGGTAATGTTAGTGAATGGGTTGCTGATGTTTATCGTCCTATGTCTTCAGAAGATATTTCGGACTTTAATCCTTACAGAGGTAATGTTTTTAAAACTGCTGTTCGCGATGAAGAAGGAAATATTGCTGAGAAAGATAGTTTAGGTAGACTTCGTTATAGAAATCAGAAAGATGAAGAATTAGTAGGTCGTGAAAACTACAAAACTGCTGATAATAGAAATTATCGCGATGGTGATGTTGAATCAAGTATTGTTTCGGATTATACCTGGAACAATCCAGAACATCAAGCGGCAGGTTCAAGTCGTATGTATGTTCAAGGCAGAGGTCAGGGCGGAAGTGATTTCAGTTCAATGGTAACCGATGATTCCCGCGTTTACAAGGGAGGTTCATGGAAAGATCGTGCTTTCTGGATGTCTCCTAGTGCTCGTCGATTCTTAAATCAGAAAGAAGCTCGTGATGATATAGGATTTAGATGTGCAATGACACATGTAGGACATCCTGCAAATCAAAAGTAG
- a CDS encoding MerR family transcriptional regulator — MPYKEKKIEKLYYAIGEVADMFQVNTSLIRFWEKEFDIIKPKKNKKGNRFFTQVDIDNFHLIFHLVKERGMTLKGAQLKLKENKEDTENNFAVVTRLQEIKNLLLEIKEEL; from the coding sequence GTGCCTTACAAAGAAAAAAAAATCGAAAAACTATATTACGCCATTGGCGAAGTAGCTGATATGTTTCAGGTAAACACATCTTTGATTCGATTCTGGGAAAAGGAATTTGATATTATAAAACCGAAAAAGAATAAGAAAGGAAATCGATTTTTTACCCAAGTAGATATTGATAATTTTCATTTGATATTTCATTTGGTAAAAGAAAGGGGAATGACTCTTAAGGGAGCTCAGCTTAAGCTGAAAGAAAATAAGGAGGATACAGAGAATAATTTTGCTGTTGTTACCCGCTTGCAAGAAATAAAAAACCTTCTTTTGGAGATTAAAGAAGAATTATAA
- the porV gene encoding type IX secretion system outer membrane channel protein PorV: MNQKLTLITSLLAILLFTNMETSWAQSSTSGANYISTAVPFLTITPDSRAGAMGDVGVATSPDANSMHWNPAKFAMIDGNYGVAASYTPWLRDLVEDMSLAYLTGYYRLDKNQVIASSLRYFTLGEIIFLESQDATPISRNPNEWAFDIAYSRRLTDNISGAIAFRYIRSDLTQAQYVAGVETQAGNAFAADISVYYQKEFTRNRKDMVWSWGLNISNIGSKISYTTDDEKEFIPTNLRFGSALKFELDQYNSLTIAADFNKLLVPTPANGSLQNGEDDGTVIVGGQTSNKSVMSGIFGSFSDAPGGMSEEFKEMTWSLGFEYWYQNQFALRAGYYYENEEKGNRKYYTAGLGVKLNMFDLDFSYLIPSTQNNPLKNTLRFTITANIDKIVK; encoded by the coding sequence ATGAATCAAAAGCTAACTCTAATCACAAGCCTGCTAGCCATTTTGTTATTTACAAACATGGAAACTAGCTGGGCACAAAGCTCAACATCAGGGGCCAATTACATTTCGACGGCCGTTCCTTTCCTAACAATTACACCGGATTCACGCGCAGGTGCGATGGGTGATGTTGGTGTTGCGACATCGCCTGATGCTAATTCGATGCATTGGAATCCGGCAAAATTTGCCATGATTGATGGCAACTATGGAGTGGCAGCATCCTATACTCCTTGGTTAAGAGACTTGGTTGAAGACATGAGCCTTGCCTATTTAACCGGATACTATCGTTTGGATAAGAATCAGGTAATTGCTTCTTCTCTTCGATATTTTACTTTGGGTGAAATAATCTTTTTAGAAAGCCAGGACGCAACACCTATATCAAGAAACCCAAACGAGTGGGCTTTTGATATTGCCTATTCAAGAAGATTAACCGATAATATATCAGGAGCTATAGCATTTAGGTACATACGCTCGGATCTTACCCAAGCTCAATATGTTGCAGGAGTTGAAACGCAGGCTGGTAATGCATTCGCAGCTGATATTTCCGTTTACTATCAAAAAGAATTTACAAGGAATCGAAAAGATATGGTATGGTCATGGGGCCTTAATATCTCAAACATCGGTTCTAAAATCAGCTATACCACCGATGATGAGAAAGAATTTATTCCTACAAATCTTAGATTTGGTTCTGCCCTTAAATTTGAACTGGATCAATATAATTCACTTACAATTGCTGCCGATTTCAATAAATTATTAGTTCCAACCCCAGCAAATGGTTCTCTTCAGAATGGTGAGGATGACGGAACTGTTATTGTTGGCGGTCAAACTTCCAATAAATCTGTTATGAGTGGCATTTTCGGTTCATTTTCTGATGCTCCAGGCGGAATGAGTGAGGAATTTAAAGAAATGACCTGGTCACTGGGATTTGAATATTGGTATCAAAATCAATTTGCTTTACGCGCAGGTTACTATTATGAGAACGAAGAAAAAGGAAATAGAAAATATTATACTGCCGGTTTAGGAGTGAAACTAAACATGTTTGATTTGGATTTTTCGTACTTGATTCCTTCAACTCAAAATAATCCTCTAAAGAATACTTTGCGCTTCACAATTACCGCAAATATTGATAAAATTGTAAAATAA
- the porU gene encoding type IX secretion system sortase PorU: MRYLVILLFSLISVSLFSQTTTPVNLNWTENLIVYPNGEKINTLTFTGASLDEHNSWLPEYSYLQLTGSTNQIFTVELFDTEFELLSSTERQVLRNKTISNSINPSVQSVSIRKQNYLQVKFIPIRKNSLTGQYEKLIRFSLKFQRKSQPKSVKQSKSYLTSSVLQSGKWVKIAVNTSAVHKITYSQLIDMGISNPENIRVYGSGGGMLPKMNSENSIDDLPNNSIYMDKGTDGIFNSGDFILFYAKGPRSWKFDEISNEFVHENHLYSDFSHYFLTSDMGSPTLIQSVSSLPSSNITVSGFDDYAVFDQDDTNLLESGRLWLGSTFDVTTNYSFNFSFPNLKTGEPVLVSTNLVARSSSATKFTLLSGTSSIGEIEIPAVNTGSYTASYASNIEQVFNNFTPSSSNFELSLDYEKSSASSKGWLNFIRVNARRNLLFTGDQMAFRDSKTIGAANKAQFDLQNTNNQTLIWDITNPQSIKSLSADFSNNTSSFIVDASILREYIACDPKGNFPTPSVIGSVQNQNLHALDQTDMLIISPSKFLSQASQIADFHKSKDNLKVTVVNPEDIYNEFSSGSPDVSAIRNFVKMFYDRSTDESDMPKYLLLFGDGSFDNKSDRENNTKQILTYQSENSLIPTQSFVTDDFFGLLDDDEGEASGMVDLGIGRFPVNTTEEAQIVTNKILNYNNSEWGDWRSMVCFIGDDEDNSTHMRDANKLAVQVETDYPEYKIKRIFLDDYEQITSSAGQEYPDVNLEISASVNKGSLIMNYTGHGNENGLAHEQILMLDDILSWKNPTKLPLFMTATCEFSRFDNYKKLSSGEMILLRDNGGGIGLFTTTRLVFSSPNFSLNQNFYHHVFDLDSEGKHLCLGDIMRKTKNETGSGINKRNFTLLGDPALRLNYPTHSAKTIQINNVDISQPTDTLKALSKVQISGQIIANTGEKLNDFSGTVFSTVYDKATTKSTRGNDENPFEYTVQNSILFKGKASVTNGDFNFSFFVPKDINYQYGNGKISYYANSMNSDAFGYTNSIVVGGTNPNADNDKIGPEIELYMDDEQFTPGGMTSSSPLLLAIVQDSSGINTVGNSIGHDIIAVLDQKTDQPYELNDSYESELDNYQKGKISYRLSDLETGEHEIQIKVWDNVNNSSENVLEFIVADNADLILKHVLNYPNPFTTNTGFYFEHNQASRELDVLIQILTVSGKLIKTIETTVNSAGNRVGPIQWDGKDDFGNSIGRGVYFYRVKVRADDGKVVNKFQKLVILK; encoded by the coding sequence ATGCGTTATCTGGTAATATTGTTATTCTCCCTTATTAGCGTTAGTTTATTTTCACAAACTACAACTCCAGTTAATTTGAATTGGACAGAAAATTTAATTGTCTATCCCAATGGAGAAAAAATTAACACCCTAACTTTTACAGGAGCTTCATTAGATGAGCATAACTCTTGGCTACCAGAATATTCATACCTTCAATTAACAGGTTCAACCAACCAAATATTCACCGTTGAGTTATTTGATACGGAATTTGAATTGTTAAGTTCCACTGAAAGGCAAGTTTTACGAAATAAAACAATTTCTAATAGCATAAACCCCTCAGTTCAATCGGTTAGTATTCGAAAACAAAACTACCTGCAAGTTAAATTCATTCCCATTCGCAAGAATTCATTAACGGGACAATATGAAAAACTCATTCGATTCTCTCTGAAGTTTCAGAGAAAAAGCCAGCCTAAATCTGTAAAACAATCAAAATCTTACCTCACCAGCTCTGTTCTTCAATCAGGAAAATGGGTGAAAATTGCAGTTAACACATCAGCAGTGCATAAAATTACCTACTCCCAATTAATTGATATGGGAATTTCCAATCCGGAAAACATCCGGGTTTATGGTTCGGGTGGTGGAATGCTTCCAAAGATGAACTCGGAAAACAGCATCGATGATTTACCAAACAATTCCATTTACATGGATAAGGGAACTGACGGTATTTTTAATTCTGGTGATTTCATACTTTTTTATGCCAAAGGACCAAGATCATGGAAATTTGATGAAATCTCCAATGAATTTGTTCACGAAAATCATCTCTACTCTGATTTCTCTCACTATTTTCTTACTTCTGATATGGGAAGTCCAACTCTCATTCAATCGGTAAGCTCTTTGCCTTCTTCCAATATTACCGTTTCCGGATTTGATGATTATGCTGTATTTGATCAGGACGACACCAATCTTTTGGAGAGTGGCAGACTTTGGCTTGGCAGTACTTTCGATGTTACAACAAATTATTCGTTCAATTTTTCTTTCCCTAATCTAAAAACTGGGGAACCTGTTTTAGTGAGCACTAATTTGGTGGCCAGATCATCATCCGCAACAAAATTCACACTGCTTTCCGGAACAAGTTCAATTGGCGAAATAGAAATTCCGGCGGTTAATACGGGAAGCTATACAGCAAGTTATGCTTCCAATATCGAACAAGTATTCAATAATTTCACACCTTCCTCGTCTAATTTTGAATTAAGTCTGGACTATGAGAAAAGTTCTGCTTCATCAAAAGGATGGCTGAATTTTATTCGTGTAAACGCCAGACGAAATTTACTTTTCACGGGCGATCAAATGGCATTTAGAGATTCTAAAACTATAGGTGCTGCCAACAAGGCACAATTCGACCTCCAAAACACGAATAACCAGACTCTAATCTGGGATATTACGAATCCTCAATCTATTAAATCATTATCTGCTGATTTCAGTAACAACACAAGTTCATTTATAGTAGACGCCAGTATTTTGAGAGAATATATTGCCTGTGACCCAAAAGGTAATTTCCCAACTCCTAGCGTGATCGGTTCGGTTCAAAATCAAAACCTGCATGCTTTGGACCAAACGGATATGTTGATAATTAGCCCTTCAAAATTTCTATCACAAGCTAGTCAAATTGCAGATTTTCATAAATCCAAGGATAATTTAAAAGTAACTGTTGTTAATCCTGAAGATATCTACAACGAATTTTCCTCAGGTTCTCCTGATGTTAGTGCTATTCGTAATTTCGTGAAAATGTTTTACGATCGATCAACAGACGAATCCGATATGCCTAAATATCTTTTACTTTTTGGTGATGGTTCCTTTGACAACAAATCCGATCGGGAAAACAACACCAAGCAAATTCTCACCTATCAGTCTGAAAATTCTTTAATTCCCACCCAGTCTTTTGTTACGGATGATTTCTTCGGCCTGCTTGATGATGATGAAGGAGAAGCTTCGGGAATGGTAGATCTTGGAATTGGCCGCTTTCCTGTGAACACCACCGAGGAAGCGCAAATTGTCACAAATAAAATTTTAAACTACAACAATTCAGAATGGGGAGACTGGCGAAGCATGGTCTGTTTTATTGGCGATGACGAAGACAATAGCACACATATGAGAGATGCCAACAAATTAGCGGTGCAGGTGGAAACAGATTATCCAGAATATAAAATCAAACGCATCTTTCTCGATGACTATGAACAAATTACCAGTTCTGCCGGACAGGAATATCCTGATGTAAATCTGGAAATCAGCGCAAGCGTAAACAAAGGAAGCCTGATTATGAATTACACTGGCCATGGTAATGAGAACGGGCTGGCACATGAGCAAATATTAATGCTCGACGATATTTTAAGCTGGAAAAATCCTACTAAGCTTCCTTTATTCATGACTGCTACTTGCGAATTCAGTCGTTTCGATAATTACAAAAAACTATCATCTGGAGAAATGATTCTTCTTCGTGATAACGGCGGTGGCATAGGTCTATTCACCACAACTCGTTTGGTTTTCTCCTCACCCAATTTCAGTTTGAACCAAAATTTTTATCATCATGTATTTGATCTCGACTCTGAAGGAAAGCATCTTTGCCTAGGAGACATCATGAGAAAAACGAAAAATGAAACCGGATCGGGAATCAACAAAAGGAATTTTACTCTTTTAGGAGATCCGGCTCTTCGACTGAATTACCCAACTCATTCGGCCAAAACAATACAGATTAACAATGTAGATATCAGCCAGCCAACAGACACTTTAAAAGCATTGAGTAAGGTTCAAATTTCTGGTCAGATAATTGCAAACACAGGTGAGAAACTGAATGATTTTTCAGGAACGGTTTTCTCAACAGTATATGACAAAGCAACAACTAAATCCACTCGGGGAAATGATGAGAATCCATTTGAGTATACAGTCCAAAACAGTATCCTTTTCAAAGGAAAAGCCAGTGTTACCAATGGTGATTTTAATTTTAGCTTTTTTGTTCCAAAAGACATCAATTATCAATATGGAAATGGTAAAATTTCCTATTATGCCAACAGCATGAACTCAGATGCATTCGGATACACCAATAGTATTGTGGTTGGAGGAACAAATCCGAATGCAGATAATGATAAAATTGGTCCTGAAATTGAACTTTACATGGACGATGAGCAATTCACTCCAGGAGGAATGACTAGCTCGTCTCCCCTGTTGTTAGCTATTGTACAGGACTCCAGTGGCATAAATACCGTTGGTAATTCCATTGGGCATGATATTATTGCCGTTTTGGATCAAAAAACAGATCAGCCGTATGAATTAAACGATTCCTATGAATCCGAATTAGATAATTATCAAAAAGGAAAAATTAGCTACCGCCTTTCGGATTTAGAAACAGGCGAACATGAAATTCAAATCAAAGTTTGGGACAATGTAAATAATTCATCGGAAAATGTGCTCGAATTTATTGTCGCAGATAATGCCGATCTTATTCTGAAACATGTACTAAACTATCCAAACCCATTTACAACCAACACGGGTTTCTATTTTGAACACAATCAAGCCTCCAGAGAACTAGATGTTTTGATTCAAATACTCACCGTATCAGGAAAATTAATTAAGACTATTGAAACCACTGTAAATTCGGCGGGAAATCGTGTTGGACCAATTCAATGGGACGGGAAAGATGATTTTGGCAATTCCATTGGTCGTGGAGTTTACTTCTATCGTGTAAAGGTTAGGGCCGATGATGGAAAAGTGGTGAATAAATTTCAAAAATTAGTGATCCTAAAATAA
- a CDS encoding thioredoxin family protein, protein MNLSLSELEVLKEKRESFYIYFSAPSCGVCQILSPKISGMMQEEFPELKAFHIDTAQHPEVAAQLGLYTNPSLLVYLDGKELLRRSRAISVGQVEEEIRRTYNLLFD, encoded by the coding sequence ATGAATTTATCATTGTCCGAATTGGAAGTATTGAAAGAGAAGAGGGAATCTTTTTACATCTATTTTTCCGCACCTTCTTGTGGTGTGTGTCAGATATTGTCACCCAAAATAAGTGGTATGATGCAGGAAGAGTTTCCTGAATTGAAAGCTTTCCATATCGATACTGCGCAGCATCCGGAAGTTGCGGCACAATTAGGTTTGTACACTAATCCTAGTTTATTGGTTTATCTGGATGGTAAAGAATTATTACGGAGAAGTCGGGCAATTAGTGTCGGGCAAGTTGAAGAGGAGATTAGACGAACGTATAACCTCCTCTTTGATTAA
- a CDS encoding zinc ribbon domain-containing protein, producing the protein MTTQNPKASDFKDISVEEKLRTMYEMQCVDSEIDQIRTLRGELPLEVQDLEDEIAGLDTRIANLNNEVKDLVETIAKKKQEIKEAGLLIKKYEAQQMNVRNNREFDSISKEIEFQNLEIELCEKRIREFTSELATKKAVIENSDKVFSDRKVDLEGKKNELDAIVSETQIEEEKLVEQSVSFRKKIEARLLTAYARIRSNARNGLAVVTVERDACGGCFKKIPPQRQMDIRSRKKIIVCEYCGRILVDRFIVDYDNSLEEAEKAEQAEKPKRRTRKKE; encoded by the coding sequence ATGACTACACAAAATCCAAAGGCTTCAGATTTTAAGGATATTTCAGTAGAAGAAAAATTACGCACAATGTACGAGATGCAGTGTGTCGATTCTGAAATAGACCAAATTAGAACGCTAAGAGGAGAACTTCCATTGGAAGTTCAGGATTTGGAAGATGAAATCGCTGGTCTTGATACTAGGATTGCCAATCTAAACAATGAAGTAAAAGATTTGGTTGAAACTATTGCGAAGAAAAAACAAGAAATTAAAGAAGCTGGATTACTGATTAAAAAGTATGAAGCTCAACAAATGAATGTTCGCAATAATCGTGAGTTTGATTCTATTTCAAAAGAAATTGAATTTCAAAATTTAGAAATTGAATTGTGCGAAAAGAGAATTCGAGAGTTTACTTCAGAATTAGCCACCAAAAAAGCTGTAATTGAAAACTCAGATAAAGTTTTTTCTGATAGAAAGGTTGATTTGGAAGGCAAAAAAAATGAGTTAGATGCAATTGTATCAGAAACTCAAATTGAAGAAGAAAAACTAGTTGAACAGTCTGTTTCTTTTAGAAAAAAAATAGAAGCGCGTTTATTAACAGCTTATGCTCGGATTCGTTCAAATGCAAGAAATGGTCTTGCCGTTGTAACTGTTGAGCGTGATGCATGTGGAGGTTGTTTTAAAAAAATTCCACCACAGCGTCAAATGGATATTCGTTCTCGTAAAAAAATTATCGTTTGTGAATACTGTGGACGTATTTTAGTAGATCGTTTTATTGTTGATTACGACAATAGTTTAGAGGAAGCTGAAAAGGCTGAACAAGCTGAAAAGCCAAAAAGAAGAACTCGTAAAAAAGAATAA
- the ispF gene encoding 2-C-methyl-D-erythritol 2,4-cyclodiphosphate synthase, with translation MKIRVGFGYDVHQLAEGEEFWLGGIQLTHSKGCVAHSDGDVLIHAICDALLGASNLRDIGFHFPDTSSDFKNIDSKILLKKTVKLITDKGFSIGNIDATIALQQPKIKPLIPEMQKVLSDVMEIDLEDLAIKATTTEKLGFVGTEDGIAAYATVLIQKL, from the coding sequence ATGAAGATTAGAGTAGGATTTGGTTACGATGTTCATCAATTAGCCGAAGGTGAAGAGTTTTGGCTCGGAGGCATCCAATTAACGCACAGTAAAGGTTGCGTTGCCCATTCAGATGGTGATGTTTTAATTCATGCTATTTGCGACGCACTGCTCGGCGCCTCCAACTTGCGTGACATTGGTTTTCATTTCCCTGATACATCAAGTGACTTTAAGAACATCGACAGTAAAATCCTTTTGAAGAAAACGGTTAAACTAATCACCGACAAAGGATTTTCAATTGGAAATATTGATGCAACAATAGCCTTGCAGCAACCTAAAATAAAGCCTTTAATTCCTGAAATGCAAAAGGTGCTTTCGGATGTAATGGAGATTGATTTAGAAGATTTGGCGATAAAAGCAACAACAACGGAAAAACTTGGTTTTGTTGGCACCGAAGATGGCATTGCCGCTTATGCTACCGTTTTAATCCAAAAATTATAA